In Sphingobacterium sp. PCS056, the following proteins share a genomic window:
- a CDS encoding lycopene cyclase domain-containing protein yields MQAYTYILINFLTVIICFIFSFDRRIQFNKHFKAFLKGSILVAIPFIAWDIAFTKMGVWWFNSSYTMPFRIGGLPIEEWLFFICIPFSCVFTYFCLDKFFNLNWANRLNTIVVWFTVLVCLLVAVLFHQKIYPLVTVLITAATVLYLHYIAKVSWIGKGSFVYLCLMPGFFMVNGVLTGTGLESPIVNYNADQILNIRMLTIPVEDAVYGYAQFMLNIYFFKRFQKK; encoded by the coding sequence ATGCAAGCATATACGTATATACTGATCAATTTTTTGACGGTTATCATTTGTTTTATTTTTTCATTTGATCGCAGAATACAGTTCAATAAACATTTTAAAGCATTTCTTAAAGGAAGTATTTTGGTGGCAATTCCATTTATCGCATGGGATATCGCCTTTACTAAAATGGGAGTCTGGTGGTTTAACTCGAGCTATACCATGCCTTTTAGAATCGGTGGTTTACCGATCGAAGAATGGTTGTTTTTTATCTGCATACCGTTTTCATGTGTGTTTACTTATTTCTGTCTGGATAAATTTTTCAACCTCAATTGGGCAAATAGGTTGAATACGATCGTGGTGTGGTTTACCGTGTTGGTGTGCTTACTGGTGGCGGTCTTATTTCACCAAAAAATATATCCTCTGGTTACCGTACTGATCACTGCAGCGACTGTACTTTATCTACATTATATCGCAAAAGTAAGTTGGATAGGAAAGGGATCGTTCGTCTACCTCTGCTTGATGCCGGGTTTCTTTATGGTAAATGGGGTACTGACGGGTACTGGTCTGGAATCGCCAATCGTTAATTACAATGCGGATCAAATATTGAATATCCGTATGCTGACGATTCCAGTAGAAGATGCGGTGTATGGGTATGCACAATTTATGCTCAATATCTACTTTTTTAAACGGTTTCAAAAAAAATAA
- a CDS encoding cryptochrome/photolyase family protein — protein sequence MKKNKVVIFWFRRDLRLSDNRGLQQAIASGYAVLPIFIFDSDILTRLATRYDRRVDYIHQALHAMNVTLQKHGSTLHTYSGVPLDVIKMICQEYDVQGLYCNGDYEPQAIKRDDAVQRDLKEIGIPCYASKDQVIFEKSEVVKADGSPYTVYTPYAKKWKSMLQPAHYGQETIALENFYKAAFQDIISLETLGFQKTDLVFEQPQLAIDIIKDYGEKRDFPALDHTTRLGIALRFGTISIRKCVDFALKNNETWLSELIWREFFMQILYHFPQVVTASFKPKYDAIEWRNNEVEFERWCSGKTGYPIVDAGMRQLNETGFMHNRVRMVVASFLCKHLLIDWRWGEAYFAQKLLDYDLAANNGNWQWVAGSGCDAAPYFRIFNPTAQTLKFDEDLLYVKTWNPDYGQLLEAPIVGHEFARARALQAYRAALQDK from the coding sequence ATGAAGAAAAATAAAGTCGTTATTTTTTGGTTTAGACGAGATCTGCGCTTATCAGATAATAGGGGTCTGCAACAGGCCATTGCTTCTGGATACGCGGTACTGCCTATCTTTATTTTTGACAGCGATATATTGACCCGGCTAGCAACGCGTTATGATAGACGTGTAGATTATATTCATCAAGCATTGCATGCGATGAATGTGACTTTGCAAAAGCATGGCTCTACGCTGCACACCTATTCAGGAGTTCCGTTGGATGTGATAAAAATGATCTGCCAGGAGTATGATGTACAGGGGTTGTATTGCAATGGCGATTATGAACCGCAGGCGATCAAAAGAGATGATGCTGTGCAACGTGATCTAAAAGAGATCGGTATTCCATGCTATGCAAGCAAAGATCAGGTCATATTTGAAAAGTCGGAAGTTGTTAAAGCGGATGGAAGTCCCTATACTGTATATACGCCTTATGCTAAAAAGTGGAAGAGTATGCTGCAGCCTGCACACTACGGGCAGGAGACCATTGCCCTGGAAAATTTTTATAAAGCAGCATTTCAAGATATTATAAGTCTAGAAACATTAGGCTTTCAAAAGACCGACCTCGTATTTGAACAGCCGCAACTGGCGATAGATATCATAAAAGATTATGGAGAAAAGCGTGATTTTCCTGCGCTGGACCATACCACCCGACTGGGTATCGCTTTGCGATTTGGAACGATATCAATCCGAAAATGTGTGGATTTTGCGTTGAAAAATAATGAAACTTGGCTTTCTGAATTGATTTGGCGTGAGTTTTTTATGCAGATCCTGTACCATTTTCCACAGGTCGTGACAGCTAGTTTTAAACCAAAATACGATGCCATCGAATGGCGAAATAATGAGGTGGAATTTGAACGATGGTGTTCCGGAAAAACGGGATATCCGATTGTCGATGCTGGCATGAGGCAGCTCAATGAGACGGGCTTTATGCACAATCGGGTACGGATGGTGGTTGCTAGTTTCTTGTGCAAACATCTTCTCATCGATTGGCGTTGGGGTGAAGCTTATTTTGCACAAAAATTATTAGACTACGATCTTGCTGCAAATAATGGTAATTGGCAGTGGGTAGCGGGTTCAGGATGTGATGCCGCACCCTATTTTCGGATTTTCAACCCTACGGCACAAACATTAAAGTTTGATGAAGATCTCCTATATGTTAAAACTTGGAATCCAGATTATGGACAGCTCTTGGAAGCTCCTATTGTAGGACATGAATTTGCTCGAGCAAGGGCACTTCAAGCATATCGGGCGGCACTGCAAGATAAATAG
- a CDS encoding sterol desaturase family protein yields MNILIVIATFFLMEGATWLIHKYVMHGFLWMLHRDHHDHSTEGHLEKNDYFFIIFAIPAIILMYIGSQQGYSYIFYIGLGVTCYGLAYFFVHDIFIHQRISFLSNTKNPYLLAIRRAHKQHHKHLGREQGECFGFLWVPVKYFKMYFKKD; encoded by the coding sequence ATGAATATCTTAATTGTAATAGCGACCTTCTTTTTGATGGAAGGAGCGACTTGGTTGATTCACAAATATGTGATGCACGGATTTCTATGGATGTTGCATAGAGATCATCATGACCACAGTACCGAGGGACATCTGGAAAAAAATGATTATTTCTTTATCATTTTTGCAATACCTGCTATTATACTCATGTATATCGGTAGCCAGCAGGGATATAGTTATATTTTCTACATAGGATTGGGGGTGACGTGCTACGGTCTGGCTTATTTTTTTGTGCACGATATTTTTATTCACCAACGGATCAGTTTTCTAAGCAATACAAAAAACCCCTATTTATTGGCCATAAGGCGTGCGCACAAGCAGCACCATAAACATCTAGGGCGAGAGCAGGGCGAATGTTTTGGATTTCTTTGGGTGCCGGTGAAATATTTTAAAATGTATTTTAAAAAAGATTAA
- a CDS encoding SRPBCC family protein: MIYQIETTQQLNCDIQTAWDFFSSPHNLAKITPEKMNFVIVNQLADTPIHQGLIIDYKVTPLLGIRMKWRTKITQVEDYVSFTDEQLNGPYTLWRHFHEFTPNEEGVMMRDVVTYKLPLGYLGRIAHKLMIRNKLVDIFAYRYEVLEKMFNTKNQS; the protein is encoded by the coding sequence ATGATATATCAGATAGAGACGACACAGCAGTTGAATTGCGATATCCAAACGGCTTGGGATTTTTTTTCGTCACCCCATAATTTAGCTAAGATCACCCCTGAAAAGATGAATTTTGTGATTGTCAACCAATTAGCAGATACACCCATCCACCAAGGTCTGATCATCGATTATAAAGTCACGCCTTTGTTGGGCATAAGGATGAAATGGCGAACTAAAATAACGCAGGTAGAAGATTATGTCAGTTTTACGGATGAGCAGTTAAATGGACCTTATACACTATGGCGTCATTTTCATGAATTTACGCCTAATGAGGAAGGGGTAATGATGAGGGATGTCGTGACCTATAAGCTTCCATTGGGATATTTGGGTCGAATCGCGCATAAATTGATGATACGCAACAAACTCGTGGATATTTTTGCTTACCGATATGAAGTATTAGAAAAAATGTTTAACACTAAAAATCAATCTTGA
- a CDS encoding SusC/RagA family TonB-linked outer membrane protein: MVKHNYSKHRSWSRLYCQLAFLAPLSLSTLPNLAGAHPLFAMEKVDSKGVWQQQISGKVVDATGRGLGGVTVREKGGKGSTSTDMNGQYTLAITTSNPILIFSSVGYIHQEVVASAASVVRLVAQEDMLDEVVVVGYGSQKKTNLTSAVSQIDAKVLQNRPSPTVVNMLQGAAPGLVISRNSGRPGAQGLNMEVRGATSANGGVAPLVVIDGVISSEGTFIALNPNDIENISVLKDGGATAIYGAQSAGGVILVTTKKGQKGKSRISLMSNMAWQMPANIPKRLSLIDEMNYVNIARANAGLAPEYNEEDLNYAVNGPTFVLGSNGQWRTYNQENLIDQVVKKSYTMNNTNLQFSGGSENVTYMASLGNMSQAGMFKVGEDHFTRWNARANISAKVNEYIKLDIGSAYINQATDNPQDGGYGLDGGGNGILRQFFSSRMRFPLFNEDGTYYRSGTSSAFGYALLKDGGFNRDRSSTYFNNATATIHKLVKGLEIKLMYSREDITKQNRNFRRTVTFYSGPTANTASQLNNPNNYAITDYKTLSQNYQAVADYNVKIADDHHFHIMGGYQLYAYDYQTLSASTKNLYVNDNPSLNFTSDPLNKSNSQSASTEKMQSYFGRFNYNYKEKYLFEATVRSDESSRLTPGERVKVFPSFSAGWNMSKEAWFDGLSSIVNELKPRVSWGKVGSKVGIGYYDFIAQLLTGSNVLLGDSRQTYLNQGMIPATNLSWETIETQNFGLDFSFLNRKLKGSFDYYNKYNNNMLVRVSLPATIGIDVPKSNVGKMKTWGWELSLGYQDKIGDDFTFGASFNLADNQNKLVKYGGADNIVYSGVNNLVEGYALNSIWAYKTNGYFQTEEDLKNAPSYAKLINKAGVPGLGDIRYVDLDGNGEISPGKNVLGDTGDLVYLGDINPRYQYGFNFNFGYKNIDFSMFIQGIGKRKFKPSNELIQPQLYSYYLPMNFHMDYWTPENRDAAYPRPYLEGTQNFQNSDKWFMNGAYARLKNIQLGYSLTKETMKKLPFSRVRMYVSGEDLLTISKLGIYKGVIDPEMKPEDGKVSPYPFATSISFGLNIDF; encoded by the coding sequence ATGGTTAAACACAATTACTCAAAGCACAGGAGCTGGTCCAGATTATACTGTCAGCTTGCATTTTTAGCACCACTTTCGTTGAGCACACTGCCCAATTTGGCAGGCGCTCATCCCCTGTTTGCGATGGAAAAAGTAGATTCAAAAGGGGTATGGCAACAACAAATTTCAGGAAAAGTAGTTGATGCAACTGGTAGGGGCCTGGGAGGCGTAACGGTCAGAGAAAAAGGTGGCAAGGGTTCTACTTCCACGGATATGAATGGTCAATATACGCTCGCTATCACAACTTCTAATCCGATTTTGATCTTCAGTTCTGTCGGTTATATCCATCAAGAAGTGGTTGCATCTGCGGCATCTGTTGTCCGTTTGGTAGCGCAGGAAGATATGCTTGATGAGGTGGTCGTGGTCGGTTACGGTAGTCAAAAGAAAACCAACCTGACCAGTGCAGTGTCACAGATCGATGCCAAAGTGTTACAGAATCGACCTTCACCAACGGTGGTCAATATGTTGCAGGGGGCAGCTCCGGGCTTAGTGATCAGTCGAAATTCGGGTAGACCGGGGGCGCAAGGATTAAATATGGAGGTTCGTGGCGCTACTTCTGCCAATGGTGGTGTTGCTCCTCTGGTTGTGATTGACGGTGTCATCAGTTCCGAAGGTACGTTTATTGCTTTAAATCCCAATGATATTGAAAATATCAGTGTGCTGAAAGATGGTGGTGCAACAGCTATCTATGGGGCGCAGTCAGCGGGTGGGGTGATATTGGTCACGACAAAAAAAGGCCAAAAAGGAAAATCACGAATTTCATTGATGAGCAATATGGCTTGGCAAATGCCGGCCAATATCCCTAAAAGATTGTCCTTGATTGATGAAATGAATTATGTCAATATCGCACGGGCAAATGCTGGTTTGGCTCCTGAGTATAATGAGGAGGATCTCAACTATGCGGTGAATGGACCTACATTTGTTCTGGGATCGAATGGACAATGGCGGACTTACAATCAGGAAAATCTCATTGACCAGGTTGTGAAGAAGTCTTACACGATGAACAACACCAACTTGCAGTTTTCGGGCGGTAGTGAAAATGTAACGTACATGGCTTCATTGGGCAATATGAGTCAAGCGGGTATGTTTAAGGTCGGTGAAGACCATTTTACGCGATGGAATGCGCGGGCCAATATATCGGCTAAAGTCAATGAATATATCAAATTAGATATCGGGAGTGCTTATATTAATCAAGCTACTGATAATCCACAGGATGGGGGCTATGGACTAGATGGGGGAGGAAATGGTATTTTACGTCAATTTTTCTCTTCCAGAATGCGTTTTCCGCTTTTCAATGAAGATGGCACCTATTACCGAAGTGGTACTTCATCAGCATTTGGGTATGCGCTATTGAAAGATGGTGGATTTAACCGGGACCGTAGTAGTACCTACTTCAATAATGCAACGGCAACCATACACAAGTTGGTGAAAGGTCTGGAGATTAAATTGATGTATAGCCGTGAAGATATTACGAAACAAAATCGCAATTTCAGACGAACAGTGACCTTCTATTCGGGTCCTACAGCCAATACCGCAAGTCAATTGAATAATCCGAATAATTATGCAATCACGGATTATAAAACGTTGAGCCAGAATTATCAAGCTGTGGCAGATTATAACGTTAAAATTGCGGATGATCATCATTTCCATATCATGGGCGGGTATCAGCTCTATGCTTACGACTATCAAACCTTAAGTGCGTCGACAAAGAATTTGTATGTCAACGATAATCCGAGTTTGAACTTTACCTCAGATCCACTCAATAAGTCCAATTCGCAGTCGGCGTCTACAGAGAAAATGCAATCTTACTTTGGTCGTTTCAATTACAATTATAAAGAAAAATACTTATTTGAAGCCACTGTACGTAGTGATGAAAGTTCACGATTGACTCCAGGTGAGCGCGTTAAGGTCTTTCCTTCCTTTTCAGCGGGTTGGAATATGTCGAAGGAAGCCTGGTTTGATGGTTTATCATCTATCGTCAATGAGTTGAAACCACGCGTATCTTGGGGTAAAGTGGGCTCTAAAGTCGGGATAGGGTACTATGATTTTATTGCTCAGCTCTTGACTGGATCAAATGTACTGTTGGGCGATAGTAGACAGACTTATCTCAATCAGGGTATGATTCCGGCAACAAATCTATCTTGGGAAACGATAGAGACCCAAAATTTTGGTTTAGATTTTAGTTTCTTGAATAGAAAGTTGAAAGGTTCATTTGATTATTATAATAAGTACAACAATAATATGTTGGTTCGGGTGAGCTTACCTGCAACTATTGGTATTGATGTTCCTAAATCAAATGTTGGAAAGATGAAAACCTGGGGATGGGAACTCAGCTTGGGTTATCAAGATAAGATCGGTGATGATTTTACTTTTGGGGCATCATTTAACCTGGCGGATAATCAAAATAAATTGGTTAAATATGGTGGTGCTGATAATATAGTTTATTCAGGCGTCAATAATCTAGTAGAAGGCTATGCGCTGAATTCGATCTGGGCCTATAAGACCAATGGCTATTTTCAGACGGAAGAGGATCTAAAAAATGCACCGAGCTATGCGAAATTGATCAATAAAGCGGGCGTACCTGGATTGGGCGATATCCGTTATGTGGATCTGGATGGCAATGGAGAGATCTCTCCGGGTAAAAATGTCCTTGGTGATACCGGTGATTTAGTGTACTTAGGCGACATCAACCCTAGATATCAATACGGTTTCAATTTTAATTTTGGATATAAAAATATCGATTTCAGCATGTTTATTCAGGGGATCGGTAAACGTAAATTCAAACCTAGCAATGAATTGATTCAACCGCAGTTATATTCGTATTATTTACCGATGAATTTTCATATGGATTACTGGACTCCAGAAAACCGCGATGCTGCTTATCCAAGACCTTACTTAGAAGGAACACAAAATTTTCAGAATTCGGATAAATGGTTTATGAACGGGGCTTACGCACGTTTGAAAAATATTCAGTTGGGTTATTCTTTGACCAAGGAAACCATGAAAAAGTTACCATTCTCACGGGTACGCATGTATGTTTCGGGAGAAGATTTATTGACAATTTCCAAATTGGGTATTTATAAAGGTGTGATCGATCCCGAGATGAAGCCTGAGGATGGTAAAGTATCGCCATATCCATTTGCAACATCCATTTCCTTTGGTTTAAATATTGATTTTTAA
- a CDS encoding lipocalin family protein, which translates to MKNHYRYIWIASFLVMLLFSSCAMIPKGVQPIRDFDVDRYLGKWYEIARVDNRFEKNLQRVTAQYHLDDDGSLIVLNRGYDTVKNEWKSAKGKAKFRSQKTTAALKVSFFGPFYGGYNVIALDPAYRYALVAGQNFDYLWILSRETTIPDDIKASFIKTAQAIGYDTSRFVWVAHDKEIGVGDEEK; encoded by the coding sequence ATGAAAAATCACTACCGCTATATCTGGATAGCTAGCTTTTTGGTGATGCTCCTTTTTTCCTCATGTGCCATGATACCTAAAGGTGTACAGCCTATCCGTGATTTTGATGTAGATCGCTATTTAGGTAAATGGTATGAGATCGCCCGTGTTGACAATCGTTTTGAAAAAAATCTGCAGCGGGTCACTGCTCAATATCATTTGGATGATGATGGTAGCTTAATCGTATTAAATAGGGGCTATGATACCGTAAAAAACGAGTGGAAATCGGCCAAAGGTAAAGCAAAGTTCAGATCTCAGAAAACGACTGCAGCATTGAAAGTTTCCTTTTTTGGACCTTTTTATGGTGGATATAATGTTATTGCATTGGATCCTGCATATCGCTATGCCTTAGTCGCAGGTCAAAATTTTGACTACTTGTGGATCCTTTCTCGCGAGACCACGATTCCGGATGATATAAAAGCTTCCTTTATCAAAACAGCTCAAGCGATTGGTTATGATACAAGTCGATTCGTATGGGTAGCACATGACAAAGAAATAGGAGTTGGCGATGAAGAAAAATAA
- the idi gene encoding isopentenyl-diphosphate Delta-isomerase, whose protein sequence is MDRNKVVLVDEQDHALGEMDKMEAHEKGMLHRAFSIFILNSERQMLIHQRAQHKYHGGGLWTNACCSHPQWGEEIKASASQRLAYEMGLKCDIDHLFSFMYHTPVENNLIEHEYDHVLIGYTDDQPNFNPDEVQNYQWIDKAELMKQLTEQPEKFTYWFRMAVPQIIDEVQTY, encoded by the coding sequence ATGGACAGAAATAAAGTTGTATTGGTTGATGAGCAAGATCATGCTCTGGGAGAAATGGATAAGATGGAGGCACACGAAAAAGGAATGTTGCACCGTGCGTTCTCTATATTTATCTTAAATAGTGAGCGACAGATGCTGATCCATCAACGTGCTCAGCACAAGTACCATGGAGGTGGATTGTGGACCAATGCCTGCTGCTCTCATCCACAATGGGGGGAAGAGATTAAAGCGAGTGCATCGCAAAGATTAGCCTATGAAATGGGATTAAAATGTGATATCGATCATCTCTTTTCTTTTATGTACCATACTCCAGTTGAAAATAACTTGATTGAGCATGAATATGATCATGTATTGATCGGATATACCGATGATCAGCCAAACTTCAATCCCGATGAAGTGCAAAATTATCAATGGATCGATAAAGCAGAACTGATGAAACAACTCACGGAGCAACCGGAGAAATTCACATATTGGTTTAGGATGGCTGTACCACAGATTATTGATGAGGTACAAACCTATTAA